The Lutra lutra chromosome 1, mLutLut1.2, whole genome shotgun sequence genomic sequence TTCCTGCCCTACAGCCATGCTTACTCCTCTATATTTTCTAATGTCTGTATCTCAAGGGTACACCTCTGGCTTGTCTGAACGGTGTGGGGAGAGCATCCTCCCTTTAAGTTACTACCTCTTTGGTCCTCTCTGCACTGGTTTGTAAGCCCACCTTTAGTTTAGAACGGAGTTTTCATGGTGGCACTGTTTTCCAcgagcaaatttttaaaaaaaaatattgcgtttgtttatttgagagtgtggcacatgactgggggtgggggtaggcacagggagaagcaggctccctgctgaacagggagcccgaggGGGACTCTATCCCCagaccctcagatcaagacctggaccaaagtcagatgcttaactgactgagtcacctaggctcCCTTCACTAGCAaattctggagacatttttaattgTGGCAACTGGGGGTAGGAGGAAGTGGGTGGAGCCCACTGGCATCTAGTAGGTGGAGCCCAGGGATGCTGCCCAGACACCATACAACGCAGAGGACAGCCCCTACCTCAAAGAATAATTTGGCCTCAAACATCAGTAGGGTCCACACTGGGAAATTCTGTTGGACaaatctcatctctctctcttgggggggggggggtgtctggaTTCTTTCCTAGTGACTTCTCTGTGAATTCCTGGGCACATGGCACACTTTTAATTGCTATCACTTTATCAAAAGACTTGGTGTCTGGGAGGCCTCCCagttttatacatgaggaaagaGAAGTTCAGAGAACTGTCCTCAGTTTGGTCAAAATGGTAGAACCCAGAGGCGCATGGGTGgatctgtcggttaagtgtcagacttcatttcagctcaagtcatgatctcagggtcctgggctcagacCCCATAGGGGGCTCCCCGTTCAACACAGAGtcagcttgaaattctctctctccttctgtccctcccacagCTAGCGCGcgttctctctctttaaataaacaaataaaatctttaaaaaataaataaataaaatggtagagCCCAGACCCACTTCAGAGCCCTGGCCCCTAATTACCATACCAGTAGGCAGGAGCTCCGCCTCCAGGAACTGAAGCAGGTGGAAGGAGCCAGGGTTACACCCCGCCCTCTGCAGGACCCGGTTGGCTGAGCCACGATGATGGGCAGATGGTCAACCCAATGAGACGGCGGATCCTCTCAAATCTCTAAATACACTAAATGCTTTTAAGAAGcaacttccagaaaataaaacgATCCCGTCAACACCTCACCAGGATGGCAGCTTGGCATTTACTAAAGCTCTTAACATATGGGAAGTCTGAAATCGCATAGCATCCCCAGGAAATCGCGGTTATTTATTGCCTCTTATAGCGGGAAGAAACAGTCTCAGAGAAGCAAGGGAGAACCGAGTAGCACAGCTATCCTGAAGAGAGCTGCTCGCTCGCCCATACCCCAGTCGCCCTCCCGGGCTCTGCCCACAGCTCGCCACACACAGTCGGCCCCTCAACAGCGTCAGGGCGCCTCCCTTCGGGGAGATTTTCCACCTGCAGGGTTCTGTGCCCCACACTGTATTTCCTGCCTTTGTTTACTCCGGTCTCCACCATGACCCCCTGAGGTAGGACTTGTCATTGTCCCCACTGTACAGCTAAGGAAACAGAGTCTCAGAGAGACACGTTATTGGTCCGAGGTCCCATAGCTGGGAAGCAGAGAAATCTCTCTTGAGCTTGGCCAATTTCCCCAGCCCATCCCACAGGTGAGTCCCCATTTCTGGGAGATAAAAGTGGATCACAAAGACAGGACCAAACTGCCAAAGCACTAGCACCTTCTGAAGCCCTGGAATGTTCCAGAGATCCTTGGGTTCCCTACTTGTTCTCCCATGACGGGAAGCTCCAGAAGTTCCATCTGTAACAAAGTCCTTCCTCAGCTGGAGGGGAAGATACAGGTCGCTGCCGTCACCACGGGGCAGACATTCAAACACCCTGATCTCTACCTAGGCTAGGGGCCAGCTCCCCGGGACTCAGCCACGTGCCTGGATGTCCTGCGGCCGCAGCTCTCGCTCACCCTCGGCCAAGAAGACAAGGAGGGCGCGGTGTAGCAGGTGTACCCCCAAGCGGCGGCGCCGGGTGGCTGGCCAGCCCGCCACGACTCCGTAGCAGTGTCCTTGTTTCTGGTTCGTCAGTGTCTGGAtccctggagagaggaggggtCAGGCATCCTTGGAAACTGCTGGCAAATGTGACAGTGACCCCCCGCTGCGTATTGCTCTTAAGCAGGGACAAACGGACAGAGCAAACAAAATATGTACGTGTGCAGGTAcatagttggtgctcaataattgttcattggatgaatgaatgagcagcTCTAAGAGGAGAGGGATGAGGTAATCAGTAGATCAAAGGTCCCTCTCGTGACCCCTCCCCCTGCCGCATGGGCCAGGCACCCACCTAGAGCAGCCACGAGACAAGCCTCTCGAGTATAAGCCTCCACAGCAACCACGTGTTGGAAGCAATGTAGGGAGACCACACCACGGCCACTGGCCCAAATGTCCAAGATCTGGCGCACTTTGGGGCAGGCCTAGGGGACAAGGATGGGGTCAGGGATCTGCCCTCCAATCCCCTCCTCCCTTCACTTCCTTGTGGCCCAGCTGCCCCTGCTGTGCCCCTGATCTTTAGCCCCACACCTGCTTTCCTGGCTGCTGACGAAGCCTGAGGGCCTCCCAGAGGTGGACATCTGGCCGGGCCCGCATTCCTTTCCCCACATAGAAGATGGCACGGACAAAGATCCGAAGGCGTTCAGCTGGGGTCAGTGAGAAGGCGCGAGCTGGCAGGTCCTGAGTCTCCCTGGATGAGGGAAGTTGCTCAGAGAGGACAATTGCCCCGGAGACAGTTTCTAAGTTTACAGAGCAACCAGAATCCATGTCCAGTGAGCCCCATTTTCTAAGGTAGAGAGTGGCGGATGCTCCCCAGGGATACTCAGCAGCTTGAACTGGGTCTAACCAACCTTTTCTATATACAGAAGGTTGTATCCAGACAGGGCCAGTCCCCCTTTTAAAGATACAAAGCAAATAAGAACCAATCCCCGAATTTTCCAGCTCCCACCTCTGAGTCATCCCTGCCCCAAGTACCTGGGGTCCAATAGCAGATACGTGAAACTGGACTTCGCGAGCCCCTCCCGCCACCTGCTCTTGGGATCTGGCTGCTCAAACTGCTGGGCCAGTACGTCCTCGTCTGCCTGGGCATCTGGGATACAGCCTGTCCGCAGGGCTTCGGCCAGCTCTGGGCTGTGCCCTGCAAAgtctgagccccaggttggggaggcaggaggactgAGTCAAGGAAGGCAGAAGAAGGGGCTGATCCCCCAGAAACAAAGAGTAAAAGAGGCAGGAGTGAGAGACAGGGTTCTCTGGGAACTCCCAGAGGCTCCTTGCACTCTGGATGCCCCGAACAGACTAACCAGGAGCAGCAGCACGGGTTTCTTCCAGCCGCCGGAGGTAGTACGGCCGAGTGAAGGGTGTGATGGGGCCGGGGCTCTCGCCAAGTGCTCGGAGCCCTCGCAGCAAATCCAGGTCAGACACCGCAGGGACCAGAGGGCACCAGCAAGAGGGGATGGGGTCCCTGTCACCTGTGGAGCTCCCCTCGTCCTCTGTCAGCCAGAGGGCAGCCACATCACTGTCGAGGGACACCTCTCCATCTTTTAGGAAGCGGGAGTCGGGGAGTCCTGGCGGTGATTCCTGAGGGGGGCTTGAGGCAGGGTTCCCATCCGGGAGGGAtatgagggagggggaggcatcTGGAGAGGTCAGAGTTAGGGCCTGGAGACGGGTATTTAGTTCTGCCTCCCTGTCTGCTCTGGCAGTTCGATGCACCAGTGGAGGGGTACCTGGAGAGCTGGGCATCCTCTGGGAAGGTCGAATACCAGGCAGGAGTCCCTGCTTGGTCTGGGGTAGTGACCTAGCCCAGGAGGAGGTATGTGGGGCTGGGTCTTCAGTTCCAGAAGCTTCAATCGCAGTGACAAAGGAGCTATCTGAGCTGTAGTCCCATTGTCCTGGGGGTTGCTCCAAGCCGCTATCCTGGTCAGCAATCTCAGGGTGGGCAAGAAGGCTGGGGAGTCTGGGGCTGGCTTCCAGGCCCATGTCCCTGTCATCACTTCCACCCAGTGCTGTGGAGCCCGGCGTCACACTGGGAGGTCCAGAGGGCCTGGTGTCCAACCCCTTTCCCCAGGGGTCTGGGCCTAAAGTAAGGGATGAGATGGAGTCAGAGGGGAGTAAAgagagccagagacagagatgggggtTGGACCAGACAGAAGGAGGCAGCTGGAGTcgcaggaggagggaaagagtcGGAGGCAGACAGCTTACTGGAGACAATGCACCTGAGACAGAGCCAGAGTGGACATCAGAGGGACACTCAAATCTAGATCAGAGGTTAAGCCCCCGAGTTACGCGCAGGCCCCACGTACCGTCAGGCTCGGGCTCAGGCTCAGGCTCCTGGCTCTCTGTCCGGGTGGGGGTCAAGATCTGGGTCCGAGTCTGGAACTCCCGAAGGAGTCCCGCGCAATCCTGGTGCCCCTGCTGTTCTGCCAGGTCCAGCGGCCACAGTCCGTCCTGTAGCGGCGCGGTCAGCAGGGGGCACCCGAGGCCCTCTTCCcgcccttcttccctccctcccttgctccctccaGGTTCGCCCAGCTACTGCAGGAGCGGGACTCCCACCTGGTCTCGCAGCGCGGGGTCCGCTCCGTGGCCCAGCAGTAGCTCCAGGCCACGGCGACAACCCCAGGCGGCAGCCACGTGCAGCGGCGTCAGTGCCTCGACCGAACTGggacaggagcagaggaggggtcAGGGGAAGAGGGAATGTGATCGCCGTCTCCGCACCCCGGAACCTTGGCTCTTGGGATCCTATTGCCACCCTCTAGCCTGAGACACCATCCCTGGATCCTAGACACTGCGTCCTCGGCCAAATTCAAACTTCACATCCCAGCCTCGGTCTGGGACCCCAGCCCCTCGCCCTAGGATCCTCAGGAACCGCCCCCAGATCCCCAAGCTCCACCCTAGGACACCGAGTCTCCGCCCCTGGGCTGTTGGATGCCCTCTCGCAGTGGGCGGCCGAGGCACTCGGATTCGGGAGACCCCTCCCCGGCGCGACTCACCCCGCCCGGGGTCCTGGCCCCACCTCACCGAGCGTTGGCGTCCCCGCCTCGGCTCAGCAGGGCTTCCAGACACCGCAGACCGCGCAGGTGGCGGGCTCTCGCCGCCAGGTGCACGGCTGCCGCGCCATCCGCGAGCAGCAGGTTGGGGTCGGCGCCGCGGCTCAGCAGCTCCTCCACGGCCCTACGGAGTGGGAGGTCAGAATGGACCGCGACCCTCGCCCCGTCTCCGGCCCGGTCCCTCACCTTCCTCACCGCGGCTCCGTCTCCCGCAACGCTGCCCGAAGCCGCTGGGCCAGGCGGGTCGCCGCGTCCATGCTGGGTCTGTCCCGGAGCCCCGCGGCGCCGCCCGCCGAGTTCCAATTTCCCGCCGCGGCCTTGTGCGCACGcgccgccccacccccagcctcggGTGCCCGTGGGACGGCGCCGCGCAGTGTCCCCAGCCAAGCGGACCTGCGCCGCACCGGCGTCCACATCGGGGTTCGCGAGCTCTAGCGCCTGCGAGGACCCATGACACCGAGTGGCGCTCAAGCAGGGCCTGGGGCCGCCGATAAGGCCCGGGACGGGTGGAGGCCGCCAAGTGTGTCATTATCTCGTGTCAAAAGCAGGGAAATGCGAACTCACCCTGAAGGAGGGTGTGGCGCTGCCTCCCAGGGCCCGGAGATGCCCACAGGGTATTACGTCTCCCACAACGTTTTGCCCAAGGGGGCTGCCGAAGACGAGCACAGCCTGGACACTGTGTAAAGCTTCAATTAACAGCTCCCGCCTCTATCTCTGTGTGGCCCGTTTCCACTCCCAGGGAAACGGGAGTCCACTACTTTGGAGCGCTGCGCCGGTGAGGGCCTTAAtattcccatctgcaaaatgggagaaTCATCTCTTCAGGGCTGGTGTGAAATGGAACGATTTTCATCACAAGGGCCTGGCACCTAAGTGCCCAATAAATGCTCATAGGGAGGAAAATAAagctgtttctgttttataaatagaATCTAGTTGCCAAACTTTTTGCACAATCGCTCATCGTCCAAGAAGATAGCTGAATGGTACACCTGTTCTATCTGTCTCTGGTCTCCCTTCCTCTGGGGAAAACCCATACTATTTCCTGAAAGAGCTGTAATCCCTTCCCAGATTAGAGGCTTGATCAAGTCCTGGTGGATCAGACCATCCCACAACTCTAGCCCATGACTGGCCCAATGACCAGTCAAGGCCCTTTGCATGTGGGggccctcccttccctgggctgtAGTCTGAGGAGTGATCACAGCTCTCCCATGGTTTGGGAGAAAAGCAGAGCACACTGAACACCAATCACACAAGATACTTCAGCCCACCCCAATGGCATTATTGTCTGAGTAACTGAATACAGCCAAGCCTGAAGCTGCCCTTCGCTTTTCATCCACAAGAACCAaaccatttctctttctgtttggcTGGTAGGTTTCCTGTCACTTGCATCCAAAAAGATCCTAATTAACACAACGTAACTGTTGTCGACCTGGGTCAGGGATTCTCAGATTTTTATTCTGAGGACAAGAAGCACACAGGGAAGAACAAAACTTACAGTCAACAAATCAGCAGTGGGAGGTGGGCCGGAAAACTTAGGGAAGGGGTGCCCAGGGTCCCAGGAGCCTCCTGAAACCCTCCCCCACCAGGGTGCCATGGAGCCCAGTTTGAGAACCATTCTCTAAGCCAAGGGCTTCACTGCACGAGAAGGCAGGGATGTATAGGGATGGTTCAGACGGTGGCTTCAACCTCGGTGGCTTCGTCGTCCTCCTCCAGCAGGCTGTAGGAGGCATGACTCTGGCAGGGCCGCTGCAGTGGATGAGCCAGCAGCTTGGCCATACAGTTGTGCAGCTCAAGGGCT encodes the following:
- the ANKLE1 gene encoding ankyrin repeat and LEM domain-containing protein 1 isoform X1, which produces MWTPVRRRSAWLGTLRGAVPRAPEAGGGAARAHKAAAGNWNSAGGAAGLRDRPSMDAATRLAQRLRAALRETEPRAVEELLSRGADPNLLLADGAAAVHLAARARHLRGLRCLEALLSRGGDANARSVEALTPLHVAAAWGCRRGLELLLGHGADPALRDQDGLWPLDLAEQQGHQDCAGLLREFQTRTQILTPTRTESQEPEPEPEPDGPDPWGKGLDTRPSGPPSVTPGSTALGGSDDRDMGLEASPRLPSLLAHPEIADQDSGLEQPPGQWDYSSDSSFVTAIEASGTEDPAPHTSSWARSLPQTKQGLLPGIRPSQRMPSSPGTPPLVHRTARADREAELNTRLQALTLTSPDASPSLISLPDGNPASSPPQESPPGLPDSRFLKDGEVSLDSDVAALWLTEDEGSSTGDRDPIPSCWCPLVPAVSDLDLLRGLRALGESPGPITPFTRPYYLRRLEETRAAAPDFAGHSPELAEALRTGCIPDAQADEDVLAQQFEQPDPKSRWREGLAKSSFTYLLLDPRGTGPVWIQPSVYRKGWLDPVQAAEYPWGASATLYLRKWGSLDMDSGCSVNLETVSGAIVLSEQLPSSRETQDLPARAFSLTPAERLRIFVRAIFYVGKGMRARPDVHLWEALRLRQQPGKQACPKVRQILDIWASGRGVVSLHCFQHVVAVEAYTREACLVAALGIQTLTNQKQGHCYGVVAGWPATRRRRLGVHLLHRALLVFLAEDGTSGASRHGRTSREPKDLWNIPGLQKVLVLWQFGPVFVIHFYLPEMGTHLWDGLGKLAKLKRDFSASQLWDLGPITCLSETLFP
- the ANKLE1 gene encoding ankyrin repeat and LEM domain-containing protein 1 isoform X4; amino-acid sequence: MWTPVRRRSAWLGTLRGAVPRAPEAGGGAARAHKAAAGNWNSAGGAAGLRDRPSMDAATRLAQRLRAALRETEPRAVEELLSRGADPNLLLADGAAAVHLAARARHLRGLRCLEALLSRGGDANARSVEALTPLHVAAAWGCRRGLELLLGHGADPALRDQDGLWPLDLAEQQGHQDCAGLLREFQTRTQILTPTRTESQEPEPEPEPDGPDPWGKGLDTRPSGPPSVTPGSTALGGSDDRDMGLEASPRLPSLLAHPEIADQDSGLEQPPGQWDYSSDSSFVTAIEASGTEDPAPHTSSWARSLPQTKQGLLPGIRPSQRMPSSPGTPPLVHRTARADREAELNTRLQALTLTSPDASPSLISLPDGNPASSPPQESPPGLPDSRFLKDGEVSLDSDVAALWLTEDEGSSTGDRDPIPSCWCPLVPAVSDLDLLRGLRALGESPGPITPFTRPYYLRRLEETRAAAPDFAGHSPELAEALRTGCIPDAQADEDVLAQQFEQPDPKSRWREGLAKSSFTYLLLDPRGTGPVWIQPSVYRKGWLDPVQAAEYPWGASATLYLRKWGSLDMDSGCSVNLETVSGAIVLSEQLPSSRETQDLPARAFSLTPAERLRIFVRAIFYVGKGMRARPDVHLWEALRLRQQPGKQACPKVRQILDIWASGRGVVSLHCFQHVVAVEAYTREACLVAALEQYAAGGHCHICQQFPRMPDPSSLQGSRH
- the ANKLE1 gene encoding ankyrin repeat and LEM domain-containing protein 1 isoform X3; protein product: MWTPVRRRSAWLGTLRGAVPRAPEAGGGAARAHKAAAGNWNSAGGAAGLRDRPSMDAATRLAQRLRAALRETEPRAVEELLSRGADPNLLLADGAAAVHLAARARHLRGLRCLEALLSRGGDANARSVEALTPLHVAAAWGCRRGLELLLGHGADPALRDQDGLWPLDLAEQQGHQDCAGLLREFQTRTQILTPTRTESQEPEPEPEPDGPDPWGKGLDTRPSGPPSVTPGSTALGGSDDRDMGLEASPRLPSLLAHPEIADQDSGLEQPPGQWDYSSDSSFVTAIEASGTEDPAPHTSSWARSLPQTKQGLLPGIRPSQRMPSSPGTPPLVHRTARADREAELNTRLQALTLTSPDASPSLISLPDGNPASSPPQESPPGLPDSRFLKDGEVSLDSDVAALWLTEDEGSSTGDRDPIPSCWCPLVPAVSDLDLLRGLRALGESPGPITPFTRPYYLRRLEETRAAAPDFAGHSPELAEALRTGCIPDAQADEDVLAQQFEQPDPKSRWREGLAKSSFTYLLLDPRETQDLPARAFSLTPAERLRIFVRAIFYVGKGMRARPDVHLWEALRLRQQPGKQACPKVRQILDIWASGRGVVSLHCFQHVVAVEAYTREACLVAALGIQTLTNQKQGHCYGVVAGWPATRRRRLGVHLLHRALLVFLAEDGTSGASRHGRTSREPKDLWNIPGLQKVLVLWQFGPVFVIHFYLPEMGTHLWDGLGKLAKLKRDFSASQLWDLGPITCLSETLFP
- the ANKLE1 gene encoding ankyrin repeat and LEM domain-containing protein 1 isoform X5, with the translated sequence MWTPVRRRSAWLGTLRGAVPRAPEAGGGAARAHKAAAGNWNSAGGAAGLRDRPSMDAATRLAQRLRAALRETEPRAVEELLSRGADPNLLLADGAAAVHLAARARHLRGLRCLEALLSRGGDANARSVEALTPLHVAAAWGCRRGLELLLGHGADPALRDQDGLWPLDLAEQQGHQDCAGLLREFQTRTQILTPTRTESQEPEPEPEPDGPDPWGKGLDTRPSGPPSVTPGSTALGGSDDRDMGLEASPRLPSLLAHPEIADQDSGLEQPPGQWDYSSDSSFVTAIEASGTEDPAPHTSSWARSLPQTKQGLLPGIRPSQRMPSSPGTPPLVHRTARADREAELNTRLQALTLTSPDASPSLISLPDGNPASSPPQESPPGLPDSRFLKDGEVSLDSDVAALWLTEDEGSSTGDRDPIPSCWCPLVPAVSDLDLLRGLRALGESPGPITPFTRPYYLRRLEETRAAAPDFAGHSPELAEALRTGCIPDAQADEDVLAQQFEQPDPKSRWREGLAKSSFTYLLLDPRETQDLPARAFSLTPAERLRIFVRAIFYVGKGMRARPDVHLWEALRLRQQPGKQACPKVRQILDIWASGRGVVSLHCFQHVVAVEAYTREACLVAALGIQTLTNQKQGHCYGVVAGWPATRRRRLGVHLLHRALLVFLAEGERELRPQDIQARG
- the ANKLE1 gene encoding ankyrin repeat and LEM domain-containing protein 1 isoform X2, which produces MWTPVRRRSAWLGTLRGAVPRAPEAGGGAARAHKAAAGNWNSAGGAAGLRDRPSMDAATRLAQRLRAALRETEPRAVEELLSRGADPNLLLADGAAAVHLAARARHLRGLRCLEALLSRGGDANARSVEALTPLHVAAAWGCRRGLELLLGHGADPALRDQDGLWPLDLAEQQGHQDCAGLLREFQTRTQILTPTRTESQEPEPEPEPDGPDPWGKGLDTRPSGPPSVTPGSTALGGSDDRDMGLEASPRLPSLLAHPEIADQDSGLEQPPGQWDYSSDSSFVTAIEASGTEDPAPHTSSWARSLPQTKQGLLPGIRPSQRMPSSPGTPPLVHRTARADREAELNTRLQALTLTSPDASPSLISLPDGNPASSPPQESPPGLPDSRFLKDGEVSLDSDVAALWLTEDEGSSTGDRDPIPSCWCPLVPAVSDLDLLRGLRALGESPGPITPFTRPYYLRRLEETRAAAPDFAGHSPELAEALRTGCIPDAQADEDVLAQQFEQPDPKSRWREGLAKSSFTYLLLDPRGTGPVWIQPSVYRKGWLDPVQAAEYPWGASATLYLRKWGSLDMDSGCSVNLETVSGAIVLSEQLPSSRETQDLPARAFSLTPAERLRIFVRAIFYVGKGMRARPDVHLWEALRLRQQPGKQACPKVRQILDIWASGRGVVSLHCFQHVVAVEAYTREACLVAALGIQTLTNQKQGHCYGVVAGWPATRRRRLGVHLLHRALLVFLAEGTRSSPSASVLGILPKQPLHSEGGRENSGSKPGWPTPSLLFKSAVRGWRLHQPSLQTGKLEAQDDPALPSPSTGPPETRIVTSFY